From the Romeriopsis navalis LEGE 11480 genome, one window contains:
- a CDS encoding site-2 protease family protein codes for MNSSLRIGNLFGIPFFVNVSWFFVLALVTLNFSGGLAAQFPTLGTAAWGLGLGAGLLMFASVLLHELGHSFAAQQQGIKVNSITLFLFGGLASLEDEAKTPAGAFWIAIAGPLVSLALFLLLTGLTASGLVNGPIGSISRLLAYINLSLALFNMIPGLPLDGGNVLKAAIWQFTGNRYRGIQWASRMGMVIGGVAMSFGALSVLGISNIGSFWTLIIGWFIWRNAKQSANSATIQETLSGLTAADVVLENSPIIQADSTLRQLADIAVVTTRNQNWQRFLVQDSQAQLIGTIPFDTIRSIPAHQWPDYQVKDFVQSIQPEVQVQANQSLLTVIEQFERQGIQALAVIRENGTLVGLLEKAQIIQLLQQRTQTQMA; via the coding sequence ATGAACAGTAGTTTACGTATCGGCAACCTATTTGGCATTCCCTTTTTCGTCAATGTGTCGTGGTTTTTCGTTTTAGCCCTAGTCACACTGAATTTCAGCGGTGGTCTAGCCGCTCAGTTTCCGACATTAGGCACTGCCGCCTGGGGCCTCGGCCTCGGCGCCGGACTATTGATGTTCGCTTCAGTGCTGCTACATGAGTTAGGCCATAGTTTCGCCGCCCAGCAGCAGGGCATCAAGGTCAACTCGATCACACTATTTCTATTTGGCGGATTAGCCAGTTTAGAGGATGAAGCGAAAACCCCAGCCGGCGCATTCTGGATTGCGATTGCCGGCCCATTAGTCAGTCTGGCCTTATTTCTACTCCTCACGGGGCTCACGGCCAGTGGTTTGGTTAACGGACCGATCGGCTCAATCAGCCGCTTGCTGGCCTACATTAATTTGAGTTTGGCACTGTTCAATATGATTCCGGGCCTGCCGCTGGATGGTGGCAACGTGCTGAAAGCCGCGATCTGGCAGTTCACGGGCAATCGCTATCGGGGCATCCAATGGGCGAGCCGCATGGGCATGGTGATTGGTGGTGTCGCAATGAGCTTTGGGGCATTATCCGTTCTGGGAATTTCCAATATCGGCAGTTTCTGGACTTTGATTATCGGTTGGTTTATCTGGCGTAATGCGAAGCAGTCGGCTAATTCAGCCACCATCCAAGAAACATTATCTGGTCTGACAGCTGCCGATGTCGTCTTGGAAAATAGCCCCATTATTCAGGCTGACAGCACGTTACGCCAGCTCGCGGATATTGCCGTAGTCACAACTCGCAACCAAAACTGGCAACGCTTTTTAGTCCAAGATTCGCAGGCTCAACTTATTGGGACCATCCCCTTCGATACAATCAGAAGCATCCCCGCACACCAATGGCCTGACTATCAAGTTAAAGATTTCGTCCAATCAATACAGCCGGAAGTGCAAGTCCAGGCCAACCAATCCCTGTTGACGGTGATCGAACAATTTGAGCGGCAGGGCATCCAAGCCTTAGCTGTCATCCGTGAAAATGGCACATTAGTCGGTCTGCTCGAAAAAGCCCAAATTATTCAGCTATTACAACAACGGACACAAACACAAATGGCCTAG
- a CDS encoding NB-ARC domain-containing protein, protein MSNKAQGEGHTLGCLASTSGSSQSILAFPDPISHFIGRDRELQAIERLFKQGINVVELTDSPGKIGMGKSALAIQAVHALKSHYSDCQLYANLHGQDTFPAHARDVLQEWLVLQFGIDPRVLPQDTSELQALYQQQIEGQRVIIVLDNVASLKQIQPLVAHSSSQSPTAYAILITSRSPILTAEHGKTLFVDRLATNLGMSLLTGKPASQTPSQAEGSEDGSKSLHQIIKLADGSPFALQLLGHLLRQVPPTSPDTLMLEIEKGKRKYQASYPEQLSQFMACLNVAYQSLEVEDRDLLSRLSVLHGSQFNAGLAAHLCGQNNTSIVTLRLETLHKKGWLVPMPNLANPGELKEYTMPEVARAFLWKKVTAKARRTLVTWALNWTDDHHNEIDRLMLKSDTEPIADLLKSIAS, encoded by the coding sequence ATGTCTAATAAAGCTCAAGGCGAAGGGCACACACTAGGGTGTTTAGCCTCCACTTCTGGATCGAGCCAATCGATTCTGGCGTTTCCTGATCCCATTTCACACTTCATCGGACGCGATCGTGAACTACAAGCGATCGAACGCCTATTCAAACAAGGGATTAATGTCGTTGAGCTCACGGACTCTCCTGGCAAGATCGGCATGGGCAAATCCGCCTTGGCGATTCAGGCCGTACATGCCCTGAAATCCCACTATAGTGATTGTCAACTCTATGCCAATCTCCATGGGCAAGACACCTTCCCGGCCCATGCCCGTGATGTCCTGCAAGAATGGCTCGTGCTGCAGTTTGGCATCGACCCACGGGTGTTACCACAAGACACTAGTGAACTACAAGCACTGTACCAACAGCAGATCGAGGGTCAGCGTGTCATCATCGTGCTGGATAATGTCGCCAGTCTGAAACAAATTCAACCTTTAGTGGCGCATAGTTCGTCCCAATCGCCCACAGCCTATGCCATTTTGATTACGAGCCGCAGTCCGATCCTGACAGCGGAGCATGGCAAAACCCTATTTGTCGATCGACTTGCCACCAATTTAGGCATGTCACTATTGACGGGCAAACCGGCTAGTCAGACACCGAGCCAGGCCGAGGGCTCAGAGGATGGCAGTAAATCCTTACATCAAATCATCAAGCTAGCAGATGGTTCACCCTTTGCCTTGCAACTCCTGGGTCATTTATTGCGTCAAGTCCCGCCGACATCGCCAGACACACTGATGCTAGAGATCGAGAAAGGTAAGCGGAAATACCAAGCGAGTTATCCCGAACAGCTCTCGCAGTTCATGGCTTGTCTCAACGTGGCCTACCAATCTCTAGAAGTCGAAGACCGCGATTTGCTGAGTCGGCTGAGTGTGCTGCACGGAAGCCAGTTTAATGCTGGCCTGGCCGCACATCTTTGCGGACAAAATAATACGTCGATCGTCACCTTACGGCTCGAAACCCTACACAAAAAGGGTTGGCTCGTGCCGATGCCGAATCTGGCTAATCCTGGTGAATTAAAGGAATACACCATGCCAGAAGTAGCTCGCGCTTTTCTCTGGAAAAAAGTCACGGCCAAAGCCCGCCGCACCCTGGTGACGTGGGCCTTAAATTGGACCGACGACCACCACAACGAAATCGATCGACTGATGCTCAAATCAGACACCGAACCGATCGCGGATTTGCTGAAGTCGATCGCCAGCTAG